The genomic region CGCCGGATGCGCGCGAACGCCCGCAGGACCGGCTCCTCCTCCCCCCGCAACGTGCTCGCGGCGATGAGCACCGGCCGCGAGTGCGCGAAGGCGAACGCGGCCCGCAGGCCGTTACCGTCGCCGGCGTCGGGGTCGGGGTCCGCGCCGGGGTCGGGCGAGGATCCGGCGGGACCGCCGACCGCGTCGAACTTCAGGCTGCCGGTGACCGTGACGCGGTCCGGATCCGCCCCGATGGCCACGAACATGCGCGCCCATTCCTCCGTCTGCGCGCAGACGCGCCCCACGTCGGCCAGCACCCGCCGCATCCCGCCGCGGACGAGACGATAGCGCCGGAACGAACGTTCGGACAGCCGGCCGTTGACGATCAGCGCGCCCACCCCGCGCCGCCGGCAGGCCCGGAGCAGATTGGGCCAGATCTCGGTGTCGACGACCAGGAACAGCGCCGGCGCGATGCGGTCGAGGGCGCGATTCACGAACCACGGGAAATCGAACGGCGCGTAGCACACGGCGTCGGCGTCCCGCCCGAAGCCGCGGGCCACCCGCTGTCCGGTCGCGGTGGTCGTGGACAGGACCAGCCGGTGCGCCGGGTACACGGCCCGCAGCGCCCGCAGCAGCGGCCGCGCCGCGAGCGCCTCGCCGACGGAGACGGCGTGCACCCACACCGACGGCCGGCGGTCGGGATTGACCGCGGCCGGCAGGCGGCCGAACCGCTCGCGCAGACTGCCGGGCTCCTTGCCCCGGCGCCATATCCCGTACGCCGTCGCCGGCAGAAGCGCCAGGAAGTAGACGAACAGCAGGACCGTGTAGAGCAGATGCATCGAGGTCGGCGGAACCGGGTCACTCGCGTTCGAAGTGCACGGAATCGGACCTTAGCACGGCCGTCGCTCGCCAGGGCGCCGGCAGACCGCCGTACGGCCTGGCGGTAGAATCCGTCGATGCAGAGAAACGTCGCCGTGGGGCTGCTGTTGCTCGCCGTGACGCCACTGCCGGCGAGCGGTGAGGATCGCGATGTCCTCGCGTCCGCGGAGCAGCGCGCGGCCGCGGTGGAGCCGACGCCGGCCGCGGGCGGGCGCGGCCGTCCGACGGCGAAGATCGCCACCACGCTGGCGCTCGTCGGCGCCGGCGTCGGCATGGTGCTCGCGGGCAGTCCCGCGTACGTGCCGTCCCGGTTCGCGCCGGGGAACACGCCGCGGCGGGTCGACCTGAGCGTCTACCTGGGCGCAGGCAGCTACCCCGGCCACAGCTACCGCCTCACCCGCCGGCGCGGCGACGCGTTCGGGACGGGCTACGGATGTCCGGCCGGCGCCGCCCGTTGCGTCGTCGACGCGCAGGAGCTGGCGGACCAATACGGCTTCGGCCTCACCGACGGTTACGATCTCGGCCGCTTCGAGGGGCTGGTGGCCGGCCACCGGGAGGGCTTCGACGCCGGTCAGGCGG from Acidobacteriota bacterium harbors:
- a CDS encoding 3-deoxy-D-manno-octulosonic acid transferase translates to MHLLYTVLLFVYFLALLPATAYGIWRRGKEPGSLRERFGRLPAAVNPDRRPSVWVHAVSVGEALAARPLLRALRAVYPAHRLVLSTTTATGQRVARGFGRDADAVCYAPFDFPWFVNRALDRIAPALFLVVDTEIWPNLLRACRRRGVGALIVNGRLSERSFRRYRLVRGGMRRVLADVGRVCAQTEEWARMFVAIGADPDRVTVTGSLKFDAVGGPAGSSPDPGADPDPDAGDGNGLRAAFAFAHSRPVLIAASTLRGEEEPVLRAFARIRRAAPDALLVIAPRHPERFDEARETARRAGYRVRMRSALAPGSEPGAEVVILNTLGELASLFEIASAVVVGGSLVPAGGHNPIEPAAAGRAIVFGPHMENFADVARELVARGAAIQVRDADALAETLGDLMRDGARRSRLGAAARAVVHRNLGATRRTIAAAAELLPPEDREST